The following nucleotide sequence is from Peptococcaceae bacterium 1198_IL3148.
CCAAAGCAAGGTGGGTAAGTCATTACAAATTATATAATTGATAGTCTTCTCTCCATGCTGTACCGCATAGGTCTGTACCCATTCCGGAGCATGTTCGGGGCATTCTTTTTGGTAAAAGCTTTCCCCATCAATACCCTTTGGGTATCGTTTCATCACCAAAGGACGATTTTGGATGTGGGGCAACAATATCGGAGCAATGTCGTGATAGTATTTAATGACATCCCTTTTAGAAATATTGTTAGGAAACATAATTTTATCCAAATTGGTCAGTTTCAATTGTTTACCTTCAATTTCCACCATAATTTCATTTTTTACCATCAATAACACCTCCACTATAGGTTGCGTCATTAATGATAATAGTATAAGGAACCTGCAGATTGCAATCCACAGGTTCCTTTATATTAAAGACATTCAGCTTCTGACCTTAATAGATCATTAAAATTTGCCGTCGTCTTATCATGATACAGCTCTGTCAATGATCGGGGATCGATTTTCCACCAGTAACCCAAACTATGCACCATTTGAATATCCAATTCTTTTTTTACATTTTGGGGACCTGCCAAATAATCAAGCTGAATTTGCACCGTTATAATATTAGTCTGTGGGTCGTATCTCTGCACGCTATATGCCAACGCTGCCACTTCTCTTGACTTTTGTCTAAATTCCTCGTCATCCAACTTTGGTTCACCTGCCAATGTCAATAGGCAAATGTCGGGGGCCTGCTGGTTCAAGGCAGTAAAAAATATTTCAATTACTTCTTCCGGCGAGGCCATTGCCAATAATTCAGGTAGCCTACCGGCAGCCTTCCACACCATAATCTGATGGGCTAAATTGGGTTGCTTTGGGGTTTGGTGCGTAGTGCTGTCTTTAAAGTGAACACAAAAGTGGCCATTGAAGTTGTTATTTCTAATGGCCCCTGCCCCATGGGGCATACCAGCCATTGACGCCGCCAACCTAGTATTGCCCACCTCTACTATCACCGCCCTGCGTTTCCAACTCCAATTACCATCATAAATCTCTTTCAACACCGCGGTATCATTGGCAGTTAAAGGCTGTACATCTGCATGATAATTTCCAGCTCTCCTCTGTACTTCAAAGCGCAGTCCGGTGTCTAAATCTTCTATTGTAGCCTTGGTGTAACGGCTAAAAATCCTTCTTGCTTCTGACCAAGCCATCGGTTGTCCAAAGGGACTCTGGCGTTCCAATCGGTCAGCATACTGTTTGAATATCTCTCTCAACTTATAACTGGGCAGTATTGCGGTACCATCTGGAAAAAAATATTCCCCCGATTCCGTCACCAAATATTCTTGCTGCTGATTGCCCTTTTCTACCAGCATACTATATAAGGCCAATTGTTTCGGCGGCCCAGGTTTACGCATTTTGTGGGTATAACGCATTGCTTCTACAATGGTGTTCCTTTCCTGCTCATTAATTACATCAAGCTTTGCATCCCAACGCAGTGCTGTAAAGGTTATTGCCACCGGCTGCTGTGGCCAATAAACCCGCATCATTATCGCCAATGGAATAATAAACACCATTATTTTAATCAGTGTGCGGTACTTAAAATAAGTTAGAAAGGTTAACCGCATCTTTCATCACCCTCAAATCCTACTAAAAAAGATATGGGGGTAAAAATGAAAATATGCTTAAACAAGCTTTACATCTTGTTGATCTTGATTTTGAAATTTTTGTTCACTGACTAAACCATAGGCCTGAACAATGTCACTTCTGCTGATAATGCCCACCAAATTTTTGCTTTCGTCCAATACTGGCAACCTCCCCACAGCATGTTTAAACATCAGTATCGCCGCATGATTAAGACAATCGTATTCCAATATATATATCAACTGATTATTTAACAGCTCCTTAACCATGTTATTCTGTTGGCCACTCTGTTCTGCTCTGTGTAATTCTCTGCCAGTGATAACACCATTAACCTTGCCATCTATGGCCACCACCGGAAAGGCGTGATGCGTGCTGTTATTAATTTTCAACAACGCCTCTGTAACAGTGTAATAATCTGGTAAACTGAGCACATCGATGGTCATCACATCCTTGACACAGATATTCTTTAATAGATCTGGACGGCGCAAGTAATTTATATCCAAACCTTTTTTAGCTAATTTTGTGGTATAGATATTGTATCGGGTTAACGAAGAAGCAATTACATAACTGATTACCGAAGTAATCATCAAAGGAACAATCATCCTATAGTCGTTACTCATTTCAAATAGTAAAATTATACCGGTAATGGGGGCAAAGGAAGATGCCGCCAGCATGCCGGCCATACCTGCCAGTGCATAAGCCATCGGCTCAATAACTATACCGGAAAAAAACGAACCAAAGATCAAACCACAAACTCCCCCCAGCATAGCACCAAGGTATAGAATTGGTGCAAACACACCACCGGAGCCACCGGAGCCCAACGTGATAGCAGTGGCCAAGGCCTTAAATAAAAGTAAAGAAACCAGCAACCCTAACGTCATTTTTCCCGCCAAAACCACCTCTATCACATCATAACCCACGCCAAATATTTCCGGTAAATATACGCCGATTAGACCAACTAATAGCCCTCCCACTGCCGGTTTAAGGTAGGATGGCATAAAGTTGCAGGCTGAAAACAATTCATCAACTCGATAAAACAATTTAATAAACACAACTGCAAACAATCCCACAGCAATCCCTAACATACCATACAATATCAATTCCAGCGGGCTATGGAGCGAAAATTGCGGCACTGTTATGGCCAAAGCGTCATTAAACAGTGCACTGCTTACAATAGAAGCGGTGACCGCTGAAACAATAATCATCATTAACCGCCCGCTGGCAAAGTCGGCCAATATTACTTCTAACGCAAACATGACGCCGCCGATAGGAGCATTAAAGGTTGCCGCCACCCCGCCGGCAGCGCCACAGGCCACCAAAGATCGCATTAAATCAGGATGTATTTTAGTTAGTTGGCCCACAAATGAACCGATGCCGGCACCAATATGGATAATCGGACCTACTCTGCCGGCAGACCCACCAAACCCAATGGTGGCTATGGACGCCAAGGACTTAATTAACACCACCCTTGGTGGAATAACACCACCTTTTAAAATTACATCGGCCATCACTTCTGGCACACCGTGTCCTCTGGCCTCCTTAGCTAAAAAATGAATTAAGGGACCAGCCAGCAAACCACCGATGGCCGGCAGTAGGATCACATAGTACTGATTTAAAAAATCCAATGTCACTTTACCATAATCAAAGGACATGGCAGTTACAAATTCCAATAACCATAAAAATAAATATACCGCCACCCCGCAAAGTGCACCTACAATAATACCCAACATCAGTTCTATAAGTTGTGATTTCTTTATATTGGCATTTATAAACAATTATCTGCACCCACTTAATATTTTCTATACCAATCATAACGCTCACTGGTTTATCGGTCAAACAACTAAAGCTTCTCAACTTTGCAGGCTCGTTAAACGAGCCACCTACGATGTTTTCTTTCTCTTTACTGGTTTATTATTTTTCCCCCGTTCTTCCTTGGCCAAATCAATACTGGCCTTTAGGGCAGACATTAAGTCCACCACCTTTTCTGTTTTGGGAGGTGAAACAATCTCTATTGTTTCGCCGGCTATTTTAGACTGAATCACATCCATCAGAGCTTGGCGATATTCATTGGTGTACTTTTCTGGATTAAATGCGCTGGACAAATTATTGATTAAATTCACTGCCATTTTCAGTTCATTGTCATGCAAATCCACCTGATAATTCAATTCCGCTATATTGTCTGCTTGGCGTACTTCATCAGGATAAAACATAGTGCTCATCATCATAGTGCCATTACCAGCCACCCGCAGCACCGCCAAGGCAGGTTTACTTCTAAGCATTATTTTTGCCACCGCCACTTTACCCGTTTGCTCCATTGCGGTTTTTAACAAGTGATAAACCTTCTGGCCACCTTCCCCTGGGGCTAGATAATAGGCCTTTTCAAAGTAAACTGGATCTATTTCTGGTAGGTCCACAAAGTCTAAAATGTCAACACTTCTAGCTGTGGCTCCGGGCAGGTTTTGAAAATCTTCATCCTTAATTACCACATATTTACCCTTCTCATATTCGTAGCCCTTTACTATATCACTCATAGTTACTTCTGTTTCACAATGGGGGCAATAGCGTTGATATTGCACTGGGTTTTTACACTTTTCATGAAGATAGTTGAAGCGAATATCTTTGTTCTCCGTTGCTGCATATAGCTTAATTGGCACATATACTAAGCCAAAACTGATGGCACCCTTCCACAGTGGTCTCATTGACTTCACCCCTAAGCTCTGTAATAAAGGTTATTATCTCTCAGTATTAAATAAATAAGCAGTAACCAACATATACATTTATTAGTTACTGCTGATTGCAAATCAATCTTTAATATTTAACCTAGCTTTGCGAGCTCCTTCGGCACCTAAATTGGCCTCAGCCAATTCAACTTTACATTTTGTTCGTTTCAACGCATCCATACGCTTATTTAACTGCCGATGTTCTTCCCCCAGACCCAATTCCTTTGCCGATTCATATTGTAATTGTCCCAACATTCTTTTAGTGCGCAGTTCATCAAAATCCTTTTTATGTCCCATTTAATCACCCCATGCTTAGCTTAAACAGAATAACGGGTATTTATTCTAATAATCCTTATTTGTATTTAATACTAATAAAATCGAGATACCCCTTTACAAATCAGCATTTTTCTAGTATTATGATTGTAATTACTTTCACATTATTATAATTATTATATATAACTATTATAACAACAACCTTATCACATAAAAAAATCTTCTAAACAGAAAGGAGTTGTTGATATTATGGAAACAAAAAAATTTATGCGTTTAATGTTGGTTGGCAGCATTGGCTCCTCGTTGCTAGGACTTCCCTATGTGTGTCAGCTTTTTGAAGTTAATTCCGGTCTAATGC
It contains:
- a CDS encoding small acid-soluble spore protein gives rise to the protein MGHKKDFDELRTKRMLGQLQYESAKELGLGEEHRQLNKRMDALKRTKCKVELAEANLGAEGARKARLNIKD
- a CDS encoding Ku protein, encoding MRPLWKGAISFGLVYVPIKLYAATENKDIRFNYLHEKCKNPVQYQRYCPHCETEVTMSDIVKGYEYEKGKYVVIKDEDFQNLPGATARSVDILDFVDLPEIDPVYFEKAYYLAPGEGGQKVYHLLKTAMEQTGKVAVAKIMLRSKPALAVLRVAGNGTMMMSTMFYPDEVRQADNIAELNYQVDLHDNELKMAVNLINNLSSAFNPEKYTNEYRQALMDVIQSKIAGETIEIVSPPKTEKVVDLMSALKASIDLAKEERGKNNKPVKRKKTS
- a CDS encoding chloride channel protein gives rise to the protein MFINANIKKSQLIELMLGIIVGALCGVAVYLFLWLLEFVTAMSFDYGKVTLDFLNQYYVILLPAIGGLLAGPLIHFLAKEARGHGVPEVMADVILKGGVIPPRVVLIKSLASIATIGFGGSAGRVGPIIHIGAGIGSFVGQLTKIHPDLMRSLVACGAAGGVAATFNAPIGGVMFALEVILADFASGRLMMIIVSAVTASIVSSALFNDALAITVPQFSLHSPLELILYGMLGIAVGLFAVVFIKLFYRVDELFSACNFMPSYLKPAVGGLLVGLIGVYLPEIFGVGYDVIEVVLAGKMTLGLLVSLLLFKALATAITLGSGGSGGVFAPILYLGAMLGGVCGLIFGSFFSGIVIEPMAYALAGMAGMLAASSFAPITGIILLFEMSNDYRMIVPLMITSVISYVIASSLTRYNIYTTKLAKKGLDINYLRRPDLLKNICVKDVMTIDVLSLPDYYTVTEALLKINNSTHHAFPVVAIDGKVNGVITGRELHRAEQSGQQNNMVKELLNNQLIYILEYDCLNHAAILMFKHAVGRLPVLDESKNLVGIISRSDIVQAYGLVSEQKFQNQDQQDVKLV